The following proteins are co-located in the Vigna angularis cultivar LongXiaoDou No.4 chromosome 2, ASM1680809v1, whole genome shotgun sequence genome:
- the LOC108328681 gene encoding uncharacterized protein LOC108328681 isoform X1 — MILVRDNQRKGGENALMGSLSLNPLFRSESFGHYYPDAEHSYTMMEKRQLFLRSYQFCRKKSLKERVKGSLVRVKKILWLRLRSAKKLRRLVFSRIRIKCGFYYRRRRFSRLLNAHNRKIDSSSCFW; from the coding sequence ATGATACTGGTTCGTGATAATCAGAGGAAAGGTGGTGAGAACGCGCTGATGGGTAGTCTTAGTCTGAACCCGTTATTTCGGAGTGAGTCTTTCGGGCATTACTACCCTGACGCTGAGCACAGCTATACTATGATGGAGAAGAGGCAACTGTTCTTGAGAAGCTATCAGTTCTGTCGAAAGAAGAGTCTGAAAGAGAGAGTGAAAGGCTCTTTGGTTCGTGTCAAGAAGATTCTGTGGCTAAGGCTGCGATCTGCTAAGAAACTTAGGAGGTTGGTGTTTTCAAGGATCAGAATCAAATGCGGCTTCTATTACCGCAGGAGAAGGTTTTCACGCCTTCTCAATGCCCACAACCGCAAAATCGACTCTTCCTCTTGTTTCTGGTAG
- the LOC108328681 gene encoding uncharacterized protein LOC108328681 isoform X2, which yields MGSLSLNPLFRSESFGHYYPDAEHSYTMMEKRQLFLRSYQFCRKKSLKERVKGSLVRVKKILWLRLRSAKKLRRLVFSRIRIKCGFYYRRRRFSRLLNAHNRKIDSSSCFW from the coding sequence ATGGGTAGTCTTAGTCTGAACCCGTTATTTCGGAGTGAGTCTTTCGGGCATTACTACCCTGACGCTGAGCACAGCTATACTATGATGGAGAAGAGGCAACTGTTCTTGAGAAGCTATCAGTTCTGTCGAAAGAAGAGTCTGAAAGAGAGAGTGAAAGGCTCTTTGGTTCGTGTCAAGAAGATTCTGTGGCTAAGGCTGCGATCTGCTAAGAAACTTAGGAGGTTGGTGTTTTCAAGGATCAGAATCAAATGCGGCTTCTATTACCGCAGGAGAAGGTTTTCACGCCTTCTCAATGCCCACAACCGCAAAATCGACTCTTCCTCTTGTTTCTGGTAG
- the LOC108329221 gene encoding uncharacterized protein LOC108329221 produces MAWRELGKKKIYMNFTRALTASAFRHVTGSSFASPFAAQSIYASVKCVTDFINQSQGVAGFGSETKECGIRCFHASSPIWARSDEPLGVKTPKRVKYVKRDGRNYPPVKAPYARPNVSANNSNPDKTIEIFEGMTLVELAKRTGKSVSSLQDILTNVGEKVESEFELLSMDVAELAAMEAGINVKRLHSADGTEILPRSAVVTVMGHVDHGKTSLLDALRQTSVAAREAGGITQHLGAFVVVMPSGASITFLDTPGHAAFSAMRARGAAVTDIVVLVVAADDGVMPQTLEAMSHAKAANVPIVVAINKCDKPGANPEKVKLQLASEGLLLEEMGGDVQVVEVSATEKIGLDNLEEALLLQADMMDLKARIDGPAQAYVVEARLDKGRGPLVTTIVKAGTLVCGQHVVVGSQWGRIRAIKDMAGKLTQRATPAMPVEIEGLRGLPMAGDDVIVVHSEERARMLSSGRQKKYEENRLRDKMIQDKPTTSDDSMEVPVRVEMPVIVKADVQGTVQAVTDALKTLNSAQVLVNVVHVGVGPLSQSDVDLAQACGACIVGFNVKSPPTALSQAATRASIKIILHRVIYHLLEDIGNLIIEKAPGTSETQVAGQAEVLNIFEIKGSKSKGPDVKIAGCRVIDGFVTRSATMRLLRSGEVVFEGHCTSLKREKQDVDTVKKGSECGLVISNWYDFQVGDVIQCLEQVVRKPKFIKSESGAVRIEC; encoded by the exons ATGGCGTGGCGCGAGCTTGGAAAGAAG aaaatatatatgaattttactAGAGCTTTGACTGCATCGGCATTTAGGCACGTGACAGGATCAAGTTTTGCATCCCCCTTTGCTGCACAATCTATTTATGCATCAGTAAAATGCGTGACAG ATTTCATCAACCAATCTCAGGGAGTGGCTGGTTTTGGCAGTGAGACTAAAGAATGTGGAATACG GTGCTTCCATGCTAGTTCTCCTATCTGGGCAAGAAGTGATGAACCATTAGGTGTGAAGACCCCGAAGAGGGTGAAATATGTGAAAAGGGATGGTAGAAACTATCCACCTGTTAAAGCTCCTTATGCCCGTCCTAATGTCTCAGCTAACAATTCAAATCCTGATAAAACAATAGAAATATTTGAAGGCATGACCCTTGTTGAACTGGCAAAGCGCACTGGAAAATCAGTATCTTCTTTGCAGGATATCCTCACGAATGTTGGTGAAAAGGTTGAATCAGAGTTTGAGCTTCTCAGCATGGATGTTGCTGAACTTGCCGCAATG GAGGCTGGCATCAATGTTAAGAGGCTACATTCTGCTGACGGTACTGAAATTTTACCTCGTTCTGCAGTTGTAACTGTGATGGGTCATGTTGATCATGGTAAAACATCTCTTCTTGATGCCTTGCGTCAAACATCAGTGGCAGCCAGGGAGGCTGGTGGCATAACTCAACATCTAGGTGCTTTTGTTGTGGTCATGCCATCAGGAGCATCAATCACATTTCTTGATACTCCTGGTCATGCTGCATTTAGTGCGATGCGGGCAAGGGGTGCAGCAGTTACAGATATAGTGGTGCTGGTTGTTGCTGCAGATGATGGTGTCATGCCTCAAACACTTGAAGCTATGTCCCATGCAAAGGCAGCTAATGTACCAATTGTAGTTGCAATTAATAAATGTGATAAACCAGGTGCAAATCCTGAAAAAGTTAAACTACAGCTTGCTTCAGAGGGCTTGCTGCTGGAGGAGATGGGTGGGGATGTTCAGGTTGTTGAAGTTTCAGCAACTGAAAAAATTGGACTGGATAACCTAGAGGAAGCCTTACTACTTCAGGCGGATATGATGGATCTTAAAGCACGAATTGATGGGCCTGCTCAAGCATATGTGGTGGAAGCAAGACTTGACAAGGGACGTGGTCCATTGGTAACTACTATAGTAAAGGCAGGGACTCTAGTTTGTGGTCAGCATGTTGTCGTAGGCTCACAATGGGGAAGAATAAGGGCTATTAAAGATATGGCAGGGAAGTTAACTCAACGAGCAACGCCTGCTATGCCTGTTGAGATTGAAGGGCTTAGAGGGTTGCCAATGGCTGGTGATGATGTTATTGTCGTTCATTCTGAGGAGCGAGCTAGAATGCTTAGTTCTGGTAGGCAAAAGAAATATGAGGAGAACAGGCTAAGGGATAAGATGATACAGGACAAACCAACTACTTCAGATGATTCCATGGAGGTTCCAGTGAGGGTTGAAATGCCAGTGATAGTAAAAGCAGATGTTCAGGGAACTGTTCAAGCTGTCACTGATGCTTTGAAAACTTTAAACAGTGCTCAG GTTTTGGTGAATGTTGTCCATGTTGGCGTCGGGCCACTTTCTCAATCTGATGTGGACTTAGCACAAGCTTGCGGTGCTTGCATTGTTGGATTCAATGTCAAAAGTCCTCCTACTGCTCTAAGTCAGGCAGCAACTCGTGCCAGTATCAAG ATAATCCTGCACCGTGTAATTTACCACCTTTTGGAGGACATAGGCAATTTGATAATAGAGAAGGCCCCTGGAACTTCTGAAACCCAGGTGGCTGGACAGGCAGAAGTGCTTAACATATTTGAAATCAAAGGGAGCAAGTCGAAGGGTCCTGATGTGAAGATAGCTGGTTGTCGTGTTATTGATGGTTTTGTGACAAGATCAGCAACCATGAGGCTTCTGAGGAGTGGAGAAGTGGTGTTTGAAGGACATTGTACGTCTCTTAAGCGGGAGAAGCAGGATGTGGATACTGTGAAAAAGGGAAGTGAGTGTGGACTAGTAATTAGCAATTGGTATGATTTCCAAGTTGGAGATGTTATTCAGTGCTTAGAACAAGTTGTAAGGAAGCCCAAGTTCATAAAGTCAGAGAGTGGTGCTGTTCGAATTGAATGTTGA